A genomic region of Colletotrichum destructivum chromosome 5, complete sequence contains the following coding sequences:
- a CDS encoding Putative serine/threonine-protein kinase, active, with protein MRNVANMSFLKTRTHQLSAAMQNSPTSTSSGEDPAENTADEEDSEDYCKGGYHPVQIGEKFKDGKYTVVRKLGWGHFSTVWLSRDNSSGKHVALKVVRSAAHYTETAIDEIKLLNKIVQAKPDHPGRKHVVSLLDSFEHKGPNGTHVCMVFEVLGENLLGLIKKWNHRGIPMPLVKQITKQVLLGLDYLHRECGIIHTDLKPENVLIEIGDVEQIVKKVVKSDPGDKENNRNGRRRRRTLITGSQPLPSPLNASFNHNNLFPTTNSSLSQVMHEGGKSSTDASPKRDADQKTREKTADLLTKEVSGISLDKSNSPSSGEKRKAEDAHVFDVISVKIADLGNACWVNHHFTNDIQTRQYRSPEVILGSKWGASTDVWSMAAMVFELITGDYLFDPQSGTKYGKDDDHIAQIIELLGPFPKSLCLSGKWSQEIFNRKGELRNIHRLRHWALADVLREKYHFKEEEAKRIADFLTPMLELVPEKRANAGGMAGHLWLDDTPGMKGVKINGLEVGSRGEGIDGWATEVRKR; from the exons AACCCACCAACTGTCTGCCGCCATGCAGAACTCGCCCACTTCGACATCCTCAGGCGAAGACCCCGCAGAGAACAcggccgacgaagaagactCCGAGGACTACTGCAAGGGCGGCTACCACCCCGTGCAGATTGGCGAAAAATTCAAGGACGGCAAATACACGGTCGTGCGCAAGCTTGGATGGGGCCACTTCTCTACCGTCTGGCTCTCTAGGGACAACAGTTCGGGCAAGCACGTTGCCTTAAAGGTCGTCCGCTCCGCTGCGCACTACACCGAGACCGCCATTGACGAGATCAAACTCCTCAACAAGATTGTTCAAGCCAAGCCTGACCACCCCGGACGCAAGCATGTCGTCAGCCTGCTTGACTCCTTTGAACACAAGGGCCCCAACGGCACCCACGTCTGCATGGTCTTCGAGGTCTTGGGCGAGAACTTACTGGGTCTGATTAAGAAATGGAACCATCGAGGCATCCCCATGCCCTTGGTCAAGCAAATCACTAAGcaggtgctgctgggcctcgacTACCTTCACCGCGAATGCGGAATCATCCACACAGACTTGAAGCCCGAAAACGTCCTCATCGAGATTGGCGACGTTGAACAGATCGTCAAGAAGGTGGTCAAGAGCGATCCCGGCGACAAGGAAAACAACAGGAACggtcggagaagaagacgcaCCCTTATCACTGGCAGCCAGCCGTTGCCGTCCCCTCTAAATGCCAGCTTCAACCACAACAACCTCTTCCCAACGACCAACTCGAGCCTCAGCCAAGTGATGCATGAAG GAGGAAAATCCTCCACCGATGCTTCCCCTAAGCGCGACGCTGACCAGAAGACGCGCGAGAAGACAGC CGATCTCCTTACGAAAGAAGTTTCGGGCATCTCCCTCGATAAGAGCAATTCGCCTTCCTCCGGAGAAAAGCGCAAGGCGGAGGATGCACATGTATTTGACGTTATTAGCGTCAAGATTGCCGATTTGGGCAATGCCTGCTGGGTCAACCACCACTTTACCAATGATATCCAGACCCGGCAGTATCGCTCACCTGAGGTCATACTGGGCTCCAAATGGGGCGCGAGTACCGACGTGTGGAGTATGGCGGCCATG GTATTTGAACTGATCACGGGCGACTACCTCTTTGACCCGCAATCCGGAACCAAGTAcggcaaggacgacgaccacATCGCGCAGATcatcgagcttctcggccccTTTCCCAAGTCGCTCTGCCTTTCGGGCAAATGGTCCCAGGAAATTTTCAACCGCAAAGGCGAGCTGCGTAACATTCACCGCCTGCGTCACTGGGCCCTGGCAGATGTCCTCCGCGAAAAGTATCATttcaaggaggaggaggcgaagcGCATCGCTGATTTCTTGACCCCCATGCTGGAACTTGTGCCCGAGAAGCGCGCCAATGCCGGAGGCATGGCGGGGCACCTGTGGCTCGATGACACACCCGGCATGAAGGGTGTTAAAATCAACGGGCTTGAAGTCGGTAGTCGGGGAGAAGGCATCGATGGCTGGGCAACAGAGGTGCGGAAACGGTAG
- a CDS encoding Putative transcription factor IIS, TFIIS/LEDGF domain superfamily produces MSDIESLPESPLPDRDDHLDNEEPREGAGGATATELSDDDQLSEMDEDQFEDYDPETANIEDRPVAVDEDVAKTLKASKRKVADGAKAKKPKEGRREKKRSRDDEVSGELEGESGRPARKSRRQADGERKPRPKAAEPEIDDESHLIPEERRRRAIDRALDAAMKGPVKRKKKKDEIDLEDEIDEQIADLKVAMEKACEADNSAREAGQPAVHKLKLLPSVTGLLNRNNIQHAILDPDTNFLQHVKFFLEPLNDGSLPAYNIQRDIFSALIRLPIEKEALLSSGIGKVVYFYTRSKRPEPSIKRMAERLLGDWSRPILKRTDDYKKRHVETRDFDYEALKMSQRQAGSSQFTLTQRPSQSARELEREAMLAPVVSSNRARPGGLPDSYTIAPKSTYDVSRAPEHRPIGAGGLEAFRKMTQNRKKR; encoded by the exons ATGTCGGATATCGAATCTCTCCCCGAATCGCCGTTGCCTGATCGCGATGATCATCTCGACAATGAAGAACCTCGCGAGGGCGCCGGTGGCGCGACTGCCACCGAACTttccgacgacgaccagctGTCGGAAATGGACGAGGACCAGTTTGAGGACTACGATCCAGAGACAGCCAATATCGAAGACCGCCCagttgccgttgacgaagacgTGGCAAAGACTCTCAAGGCGTCGAAGCGGAAGGTGGCAGATGGTGCGAAAGCGAAGAAACCGAAGGAAGGACGccgagagaagaagagatcACGCGATGATGAGGTTTCCGGCGAGTTGGAAGGCGAATCGGGACGGCCTGCTCGCAAGTCGAGGCGCCAGGCCGATGGCGAGAGGAAGCCCCGACCCAAGGCTGCTGAGCCTGAGATTGACGACGAGTCCCATCTTATTCCGGAGGAGCGCAGACGGCGCGCGATCGACCGGGCGCTGGATGCTGCCATGAAGGGTCCtgtgaagaggaagaagaagaaggacgagatT GACCTGGAGGATGAGATTGATGAGCAGATCGCTGATCTGAAGGTCGCAATGGAAAAGGCTTGCGAGGCCGACAACAGCGCTCGCGAGGCCGGGCAGCCAGCCGTTCACAAGCTGAAGCTCTTGCCTTCGGTTACCGGCTTGTTGAACAGAAACAACATTCAGCATGCCATTCTCGATCCCGATACCAACTTCCTGCAACACGTCAAGTTCTTTCTCGAACCTCTGAATGATGGCAGTCTGCCCGCGTATAACATTCAACGCGACATATTCAGTGCGCTCATCCGACTTcccatcgagaaggaggcgctCCTTAGCAGCGGCATCGGAAAGGTTGTCTACTTCTACACACGCTCAAAGAGACCGGAACCGAGCATCAAGCGCATGGCTGAGCGTCTCCTTGGTGATTGGAGCCGGCCTATCCTCAAGCGGACGGACGACTACAAAAAGCGGCACGTCGAGACACGCGATTTCGACTACGA AGCTCTCAAGATGTCGCAACGCCAAGCTGGAAGCTCCCAGTTCACCCTTACCCAGCGGCCCTCTCAGTCTGCTAGAGAGTTGGAGCGCGAGGCCATGCTAGCGCCTGTCGTTTCCTCGAACCGTGCTCGCCCTGGCGGCCTCCCTGACAGCTACACGATTGCGCCCAAGAGTACGTATGACGTCTCGCGGGCCCCTGAGCACCGTCCTATTGGCGCTGGTGGTTTGGAGGCTTTCCGCAAGATGACACAGAACCGCAAGAAGCGGTAA
- a CDS encoding Putative nucleus export protein Brl1/Brr6, whose translation MERRTYESPMEWEYQDRGPLDATSPFSHVAKNNTQNSFSSPNKFASSKPNPFSSPSKPTLFAGTPSKRPPPPPQISLFSPSIQSSNTASAFRNPAFTTPRKPFDESLMSEASGAETSPALTENSELPDDTPDVDRYGDTSMGTVTPSKVDKSFRYGKAGLQSLKRHAPGRGEIPRSAREYPAIRKRKRHNLDKDVGSVRYHASQDWDDSQDDSDDYGSRLAAARGAKGSKKRKNGRGWISNLFHTLEEHPNAPENLYRWIQLLVNCIIVSAFVFFCWSILDTVRSDIRTANDAARLEIENRMAECQTEYRLNECAKKDRPALKAMCDEWAECMIQDPSAIMRVRVTVKQIAEIMNEFAGAMQIKAWVFFFGILLLCIVANNLTLGRMANNAGPTHPAPSHRAASGPAPEPSVIPEPSQAYMWVPIQTPSHRRHIQYDNDDTDTDASPPKMKSIMPPRTPSGRRSPSKSDRDRLRSPTKYGGLSPIKGY comes from the exons ATGGAGCGCCGAACCTACGAAAGTCCTATGGAATGGGAGTACCAAGATCGAGGTCCTCTGGATGCAACTAGCCCATTTTCTCATGTTGCAAAGAACAACACTCAGAACA GCTTCAGCTCGCCCAACAAATTTGCAAGTTCCAAGCCGAATCCCTTCTCCAGCCCTTCCAAACCGACCCTATTCGCGGGCACCCCTTCGAAGCGCCCTCCACCCCCACCGCAgatctctctcttctcccccaGCATACAGAGCAGCAACACAGCGTCGGCGTTCCGAAACCCGGCCTTTACTACCCCACGCAAACCGTTCGACGAGAGTTTAATGTCGGAAGCTTCAGGCGCAGAAACGAGTCCCGCTCTGACGGAAAATTCGGAACTCCCAGATGACACTCCTGACGTTGACCGATACGGAGACACAAGCATGGGTACCGTTACTCCTTCTAAAGTCGACAAAAGCTTTCGCTACGGCAAGGCCGGTCTCCAGTCATTGAAGCGTCATGCACCAGGCAGGGGAGAGATACCCAGGAGTGCACGAGAATACCCCGCTATAAGGAAGCGGAAGCGACACAACCTGGACAAAGACGTCGGAAGTGTACGGTATCACGCCTCACAGGATTGGGATGACTCGCAggacgactcggacgatTACGGATCTCGCTTGGCGGCTGCTCGCGGCGCTAAGGGTAGtaagaagaggaagaacgGTCGCGGCTGGATCAGCAACCTATTCCACACTCTGGAGGAACACCCGAACGCACCAGAGAACCTCTACCGCTGGATCCAGCTTCTCGTCAATTGCATCATTGTCTCGGcctttgtcttcttctgctggtCCATCTTAGATACGGTTCGGTCGGATATCCGGACCGCCAACGACGCGGCTCGTTTAGAAATCGAGAACAGGATGGCCGAATGCCAAACAGAATACCGGCTGAACGAATGCGCCAAAAAGGACCGGCCAGCGTTGAAAGCAATGTGCGACGAGTGGGCTGAGTGCATGATCCAGGACCCCTCTGCGATCATGAGAGTTCGAGTCACCGTCAAGCAAATCGCGGAAATCATGAACGAGTTCGCTGGTGCCATGCAAATCAAGGCCTGG GTGttcttcttcggcatcctTCTCTTGTGTATCGTCGCCAATAATCTGACGCTGGGTCGCATGGCGAACAATGCCGGCCCCACTCACCCGGCACCGTCGCACCGCGCTGCGTCTGGGCCCGCTCCAGAACCGTCGGTGATCCCGGAACCATCTCAGGCGTACATGTGGGTTCCAATTCAAACACCGTCGCACCGCCGTCACATTCAATatgacaacgacgacacCGATACGGACGCATCGCCGCCGAAAATGAAGTCGATCATGCCGCCTCGCACGCCATCTGGACGTCGTAGTCCAAGTAAGAGCGATCGGGATCGATTGCGGAGCCCGACTAAGTATGGAGGACTCAGCCCCATCAAGGGTTACTAA
- a CDS encoding uncharacterized protein (Putative zn(2)Cys(6) fungal-type DNA-binding domain, transcription factor domain, fungi), which yields MEEASGTQQQAQPGAGSDSSGGPPTTSAPAPTSIPIPAPSVNSAPTPSVSGSSGAGQLSKRRRGLGVVTPNACTECRKKRAKCDGQKPCGRCKAQKDVECVYEIPVRQSKEHLRSEIEQLRHRQRSSDQVIAALVRSDMWEDVLQRLRGGHSLESVSEWLGGTLPSGGGSRTSLSRPTEQAGDANAGGSGARTGFPGSTPAPIRTRNVGGPGSVTMSPITGQSNLRQDIDPNSPWHLSSHSQSTRSNSHPDVMNWSADNNSNKPPQGLFDTWGESTSNTETSEGGSKYQGLDQVLAPLDLPDMKLPPEDWTNITDDGSLVQHLLALYFCWEYPTFASLSKEHFLRDFQNGVHRYCSPILVNALLALGCRFSSKSSTRANPSDPYTSGDHFFKEAQRLFYLQDNHHNLTTIQALGIMSIREASCGRDSESWYYAGQSIRLAIEMGLHQLEEDGDDDEFAVQAATFWGAFALDHAWSLATGSLPQCSCFPHLPPKPAIIDDIEASLWIPYTDDGAPLQRSAEQPSNVRSVYKCFCELSELVHQSLYILHSPGRPLTSRDLLGIYTQYLNWYDRIPEVLRLGHNFTPAVLFAHMYYHFAILLLFRPLIKLRIIGSKLLPRDVCGQAADAIQGLLRSYSQLYTLRRTPSFVPYFVLTSSIMHLAIGAACAPQQKGFEATAQSNVDPPAQPPYPPRVVEAIKQGIRDLEEMAPCHHFAEQALNILRYLAKKWNIDVDMGEMVRSDAEYAHLVRPYTSSLNFFAPNVIEDDFICTWGGSTDETEMPNPETAMGAKGTEAEKPSVSRAAKVLENPLFWPFPMQGRPMLPTGRELEKAGFERI from the exons ATGGAGGAGGCATCCGGTACCCAACAGCAGGCTCAGCCTGGCGCCGGCTCTGACTCCTCCGGGGGACCGCCTACTACGTCTGCCCCTGCGCCTACATCCATTCCTATACCTGCGCCGTCGGTCAACTCGGCTCCTACGCCGTCCGTGAGTGGCAGCTCTGGTGCCGGCCAGTTGTCCAAGAGAAGGCGGGGTTTGGGCGTCGTGACGCCGAATGCTTGCACCGAGTGTCGCAAAAAGCGCGCCAAA TGCGATGGCCAAAAGCCGTGTGGCCGCTGCAAAGCCCAGAAAGATGTCGAGTGCGTCTACGAGATTCCAGTTCGCCAATCCAAGGAGCACCTTCGAAGCGAAATTGAGCAACTGCGCCACCGCCAGCGGTCCAGCGACCAGGTTATTGCTGCCCTTGTACGCTCCGATATGTGGGAGGATGTATTGCAACGGTTACGAGGGGGCCATTCCCTAGAATCGGTCTCGGAATGGCTAGGCGGTACCCTTCCCTCTGGCGGTGGTTCGAGAACATCTCTCAGCCGCCCTACTGAGCAAGCCGGTGACGCGAACGCTGGCGGATCAGGTGCCCGCACGGGGTTTCCAGGATCGACACCAGCGCCAATCAGAACGAGAAATGTCGGAGGTCCTGGATCTGTGACCATGAGCCCCATCACAGGGCAATCTAACTTGCGTCAGGATATCGATCCCAACAGCCCGTGGCACCTCTCATCGCACAGCCAGAGTACCCGGAGCAATTCGCATCCCGATGTGATGAACTGGAGTGCAGACAACAATAGTAACAAGCCGCCACAGGGCTTGTTCGATACATGGGGGGAGTCAACAAGCAACACAGAGACTTCAGAGGGCGGGTCCAAGTATCAAGGCCTTGATCAGGTGCTCGCGCCGCTCGATCTGCCAGATATGAAGCTGCCCCCTGAGGATTGGACGAACATTACCGACGACGGCTCCCTGGTGCAGCACCTCCTGGCTCTATACTTCTGCTGGGAGTACCCGACCTTTGCTTCCCTGAGCAAGGAGCATTTTTTAAGGGATTTCCAGAACGGCGTTCATCGTTACTGCTCACCCATACTGGTGAATGCGCTCTTGGCCTTGGGATGCCGGTTTTCCAGCAAGTCCAGCACGAGAGCGAACCCCAGCGATCCGTACACCTCGGGGGATCATTTTTTCAAAGAGGCCCAACGTCTATTCTATCTCCAAGACAACCACCACAATCTAACCACAATTCAAGCCTTGGGCATAATGTCGATAAGAGAAGCAAGCTGCGGCCGGGACTCGGAAAGTTGGTACTATGCAGGGCAGAGCATTCGTTTGGCCATTGAGATGGGTCTCCACCAGCTAGAAGAGgatggagatgacgacgagttTGCAGTGCAGGCTGCCACTTTCTGGGGCGCCTTTGCGCTTGATCA CGCGTGGTCTTTGGCGACTGGCTCACTCCCGCAATGTTCTTGCTTCCCTCACTTACCGCCAAAGCCCGCCATTATCGACGATATTGAGGCTTCCTTGTGGATTCCGTACACGGATGATG GCGCCCCGTTGCAGCGATCAGCTGAGCAGCCTTCCAACGTCCGGTCTGTGTACAAGTGCTTTTGTGAACTGAGTGAGCTTGTCCACCAAAGTCTCTACATCCTCCACTCCCCAGGAAGACCGTTGACCAGCCGTGACCTTCTGGGCATCTACACCCAATATCTCAACTGGTATGACAGAATACCAGAGGTGCTGAGACTGGGCCATAACTTCACGCCCGCAGTGCTCTTTGCCCA CATGTACTACCACTTTGCcattctcctcctcttccggcCGCTCATCAAGCTGAGAATAATCGGCtccaagctgctgccgcGGGACGTGTGTGGACAGGCGGCCGATGCCATTCAAGGCCTTCTGCGGTCATATTCACAACTCTATACTCTTCGCAGGACGCCGTCCTTCGTCCCGTATTTCGTCCTCACCTCGTCCATCATGCATTTGGCCATTGGCGCAGCATGTGCGCCGCAGCAAAAGGGGTTCGAAGCAACAGCGCAATCCAACGTCGACCCCCCCGCCCAGCCGCCATACCCGCCTCGCGTTGTGGAGGCAATCAAGCAGGGCATCAGAGACTTGGAAGAGATGGCACCGTGCCATCATTTCGCAGAACAGGCACTGAACATCCTGCGATACCTAGCCAAGAAGTGGAATATAGACGTCGACATGGGCGAAATGGTCCGGTCAGATGCTGAATACGCGCACTTGGTCAGGCCATATACAAGCAGCCTCAACTTCTTTGCACCAAACGTCATTGAGGATGACTTCATTTGCACCTGGGGCGGCAGCACCGACGAGACCGAGATGCCGAACCCAGAAACGGCAATGGGCGCCAAGGGAACAGAGGCCGAAAAGCCGTCGGTCTCGCGGGCGGCCAAGGTCCTAGAGAACCCTCTGTTCTGGCCGTTTCCGATGCAGGGGCGTCCGATGCTACCCACGGGACGTGAGCTTGAAAAGGCTGGGTTTGAGAGGATCTAG